GCTAAATTCAGCGACGGTATGCTGGATAAAGATAAAGCTAACCATTGGTTACCCGTTGATCAGTATATTGGTGGTGTTGAACACGCTGTCATGCACTTATTGTATGCTCGCTTTTTCCATAAGTTACTCCGTGATGAAGGCTTAGTATCCAGTGATGAGCCATTTAAGCGTTTACTCTGCCAAGGTATGGTGCTAGCGGAAACCTATTATCGTGAGGATGACAAAGGCGGCAAAATTTGGATTTCGCCACAAGATGTTGAAGTTGAGCTTGATGACAAAGGGCGCCTAATTAAAGCCACTCATAAAGCCGATGGCCAGCCAGTTGATTACGACGGCATGAGTAAGATGTCAAAGTCGAAAAATAATGGCATCGATCCCCAGGTGATTATCAACAAGTTTGGCGCCGATACAGTTCGCCTGTTTACGATGTTTGCTGCCCCACCAGAGCAATCATTAGAGTGGTCAGATGCTGGCGTAGAAGGGGCTCACCGCTTTCTAAAACGTGCATGGAAACAGGTTTATACTCATGTCAGCCAGGGCCCTGCCGGCAAGGTAAGTCCTGCTGAACTGAATGAATCACAAAAAGACTTACGCCGGAAAACCCATGAAACCATACGCGATATTACCAATGACTTTGCCAACCGGTTAACTTTCAATACTGCTATTGCCAGAGTAATGGAGCTGGTTAATGCATTAGCAAAGTTTGAGGACAACTCTGCTCAAGGTCGTGCAGTTGCCCAAGAAGCCCTTGAAACCATGGTATTAACCTTAGCGCCAATTACACCTCATATTGCGCACAACTTATGGCAAATACTTGGTCATCAAGGGGCAGTGGTTGATGCCACTTGGCCTGTAGTTGATGAAAGTGCATTAACTCGTACCACTCTACAGTACGTAGTTCAAGTCAATGGTAAAGTCAGAGCCAAAATTGAGGTTGCTGCTGATGCAGATAAATCCAACGTTGAGCAAACAGCCTTAACAAGTGAAAACGTGCAAAAATTTATTGCGGATAAAACTGTACGCAAAGTGATTGTCGTTCCAAACAAACTGGTCAACATTGTGGTCGGCTAAGCCGACCTGTTTATTTAGGAGTGAGCTATGCGGATTACCCTGAACAACCTGTTAGGGAAAGCATTAATAACAGTGATAGCAGCTACTTTAATGACGGGCTGTGGCTTTCAACTAAGAGGCTTAGTTGAAGTAGCACCACTACTGTCTACCTTAAAAGTAACTACCCCTGATAATTACAGTCAGTTTAGTCGCAAGCTCGTCCATAGCCTGGAAGCTAATAATATCAGTGTGTCTGACCAAGCTCCCTATACACTTAAAGTGCTTAGCAACGAGCAAGAAAGAAAAGTGGCAAGCTTTTCTGGTAATGCTCAAGCAGCAGAATATCGGGTAAGAGTGACCAATAAATACCAGCTGGAAAATCGCTCTGGACTGGTCATTATTGGCCCATTCAAAGCACAAGCAGAACGAGTATTTCTTCATGAGCCTAATAACGCAGCTGCTTCAGCAAGTGAAGAAAGACTTATTACAGAAGAATTGGATAAAGATATTATCCGTCAAATTCAGCTACGCTTAGCCGCACTCAGCAACACAGATATAGAAAATGCAGAAGCAGAAGCCGAGGCAAAAAAACTAGCAGAAGAGAAAAAAAAGCAGCCTTTATAAATCAACCTTTTTGGCCTGGTAATATATCAGGCCTACAGTCCTGCCATGAAAATTCGTCTTGATCAATTACCTTCCCATTTAAACCCCCTTAAACCTATTTACCTGATAGCCAGTGATGAGCCTTTACAGCAAATAGAAGCCGTTGACCAGGTTCGCGCAGCTGCCCGTCATCAGGGCTTTACCGAGAGAGTATTATTTCATGCTGAAGCAGGCTTTGACTGGGACTTGTTACTTGAGTCAGCCAATGCACTATCATTATTTGCTGATAGAAAATTAATAGAATTGAGAATCCCTAACGGCAAGCCAGGAGAAAAAGGCAATAAAGCAATTGAAGCCTATTGCCAAAATCCTTCCCCTGACAATATTTTATTAATTATTACGCCTAAGCTTGAAGGCGCTATTCAACGCAGTAAGTGGTTCAAAAAACTCGACCAAATAGGTATTTTCCTGCCTATTTGGCCAGTTGAGCCCAGTCGCTTACCAAACTGGTTGAAACAGCGATTTCAACAAGCAGGCCTGTCAGCCTCCCCAGAAGCGATTGAACTGCTGACAGATCGCATTGAAGGGAATTTACTAGCTGCTTCTCAAGAAATAGAGAAACTAAAGCTGTTAGCTATAGATGGCAAAGTCACTGCAGCCCATATTACTGACTCAGTATCAGATAGCGCTCGTTATGATGTCTTTGGGCTGGTTGATGCGGCACTACAGGGTGATATACGACACTGCCTAAGAATTATTTCAGGGTTAAAAGCTGAAGCGTCAGAGACCACCCTTATTTTATGGGCTTTAACCAGAGAAATTCGCAACCTATCAGAATTTAGTTACTTAATACACCAAGGAAACCCAACTGATCAGGTATGTAAACAATTAAAAATCTG
The sequence above is drawn from the Spartinivicinus poritis genome and encodes:
- the holA gene encoding DNA polymerase III subunit delta, encoding MKIRLDQLPSHLNPLKPIYLIASDEPLQQIEAVDQVRAAARHQGFTERVLFHAEAGFDWDLLLESANALSLFADRKLIELRIPNGKPGEKGNKAIEAYCQNPSPDNILLIITPKLEGAIQRSKWFKKLDQIGIFLPIWPVEPSRLPNWLKQRFQQAGLSASPEAIELLTDRIEGNLLAASQEIEKLKLLAIDGKVTAAHITDSVSDSARYDVFGLVDAALQGDIRHCLRIISGLKAEASETTLILWALTREIRNLSEFSYLIHQGNPTDQVCKQLKIWPKRKPLVQQAARRHREKDFRSMLQHAANIDTAIKGLAKENIWDELTQLTLKLAGVPTQI
- the lptE gene encoding LPS assembly lipoprotein LptE, which produces MRITLNNLLGKALITVIAATLMTGCGFQLRGLVEVAPLLSTLKVTTPDNYSQFSRKLVHSLEANNISVSDQAPYTLKVLSNEQERKVASFSGNAQAAEYRVRVTNKYQLENRSGLVIIGPFKAQAERVFLHEPNNAAASASEERLITEELDKDIIRQIQLRLAALSNTDIENAEAEAEAKKLAEEKKKQPL